A genome region from Candidatus Cloacimonadota bacterium includes the following:
- a CDS encoding S8 family serine peptidase, producing MTWQKILLAVLTLFSVAFMFAAPNFGERPDIDLYKVPDSAIEEGRIHIKLGELHGKLAQNYSFEDGQLRQFGIESLDALNQQFGVSRITPLFGDIKQNKKWGWRHVEWGFHLWFQLEFKSETDIRDMVTAYRALEKDVQWAEPGYKKILHAMSEEVIASIEGTLERWTPNDPRFDEQWHYHNTGQVGGSPDCDIDLPEAWEIETGHPDVIVAIIDQGVQTDHPDLAANMWVNPGEIPGNGIDDDGNGYIDDVHGYNFAHNWHEIVPGDHGCHTAGTVAAVNNNGIGVAGVAGGSGSGDGVRLMSCQVYAGGSSSGGHHIAPVYAADNGAAISQNSWSYNTVNVYEHYVLDAIDYFNANGGGNVMNGGVSIFSAGNNNLEGYWYPGCYENVFSVAATNNKDKRPVYSNYGTWVDISAPGGECVTSLEEGILSCNKNGAYAFNQGTSMACPHVSGVAALVVSSAHRNGRTLRNDELLQILTDTADDIYHLNPSYVGKLGAGRINAHSALLAINYNQPQCFITHPADGQFINHGSLVNVVANASSAGGNITNVEFHLNGVLKATVTTSPFTWLWDTSSEPGGKHILTVKATDGNSISSSHTISIILFMPPDEDFETQDFSQHPWQNTSPIPWTVPWTDTPFGSYAAKSGAIGNGSSSTLSLQMTVSQAGNISFFYRVSSEQDCDWLRFHIDGEPVDQWSGPTRWEYAEFPVSSGLHTFSWVYQKNLSGASGDDCAWIDHIKLPPGGTYLFPPRNLTQTSGNAVVSLAWQEPLEGGPTGYRIYRDGEAIATQFSLEFQDRSVENENTYDYVVTALYGPNESEASNVVTGYPTSTPTVDIIIGDGTRTQNFPLNRNFLYSSHEAIYLASQIGTPCTIGSIAFQKSSGADVDPIQNVQIYMKHTSLSSLATGAYSLEGYVLVYDGNFLNNALSGWMEAQLDTPFEYDGASNLSILTLKGSQNWSDNPPLWTYTVMSGTQARQNSSDSSLPASLAASTNLPNLKILAVLPADLLQPAQNLKAFAGNQKVELSWHPALSGVPSAYKIYRDGALLNSISGLAYTDFNVENCTSYSYYVVASYPQGDAMPTFTVQVTPDEYSFVELGSGTASNGVSVSCPINIFYPSLHGQSVYTKTELNNAGVFGPITIEEIGFNVTGIPALAMPNYVVRMGHTTAINASTWTPASSLNEVWNSSSYRPTQTGWNMLPLSSPFVWNGEDNIVVDTAFSPIGSWNPSGTTQYTSVTSGYRFVVAEGSDQTNVFAGGGTSNYRPNLRLAMLAPEPQAPQILVTPLSLDFGTVVPGMEKVLQFTIQNIGNDVLSGSIVAPDPFTVSEHVSSDSFEIRNNLYYSLNAGDSRDYDLSFSPQESCSYTGDLVIVSNADHSPVIIALSGIGAFMGLDTPELNVVKSVNGVTLSWDNVENADFYQIYRAFEPYGDFILMGTTTNLYFEDSEPLPRAFYRVMAITAE from the coding sequence ATGACTTGGCAAAAAATCCTTTTGGCTGTGCTGACACTGTTCAGCGTGGCTTTCATGTTTGCAGCCCCCAATTTTGGGGAACGTCCCGACATTGATTTATATAAAGTCCCGGATTCTGCCATCGAAGAAGGACGAATCCACATAAAACTTGGTGAATTGCATGGCAAATTGGCGCAAAACTATAGCTTCGAAGATGGCCAACTGCGTCAATTTGGCATCGAATCCCTGGATGCGCTAAATCAACAGTTCGGTGTAAGCCGTATCACGCCGCTATTTGGCGACATCAAACAAAACAAAAAATGGGGATGGCGCCATGTGGAGTGGGGCTTTCACCTTTGGTTCCAACTGGAATTCAAGAGCGAAACAGACATCCGCGACATGGTGACTGCCTATCGCGCTTTGGAAAAAGATGTGCAATGGGCTGAACCCGGATACAAAAAGATTCTTCACGCAATGTCTGAGGAAGTAATTGCCTCCATCGAGGGAACCCTGGAACGCTGGACCCCAAACGACCCGCGTTTTGACGAACAATGGCACTACCACAACACCGGTCAGGTGGGCGGAAGCCCGGATTGCGACATCGATTTGCCTGAGGCCTGGGAAATCGAAACAGGTCATCCCGATGTGATTGTGGCCATTATCGACCAGGGAGTTCAAACCGATCACCCCGATTTGGCAGCAAATATGTGGGTGAACCCAGGTGAAATTCCCGGAAACGGAATCGACGATGACGGAAACGGTTACATCGATGATGTGCATGGCTACAATTTTGCCCATAACTGGCACGAGATTGTCCCCGGTGACCACGGCTGCCATACTGCGGGAACAGTTGCTGCAGTAAACAACAACGGCATTGGCGTGGCTGGTGTTGCCGGCGGTTCAGGCTCTGGAGACGGTGTACGGCTCATGAGCTGCCAAGTGTATGCTGGCGGTTCCAGTAGTGGAGGACACCACATTGCCCCGGTTTATGCCGCTGACAACGGTGCGGCAATCTCGCAGAACAGCTGGAGCTACAATACGGTAAACGTGTATGAACACTATGTGTTGGATGCCATCGACTATTTTAACGCCAATGGCGGCGGAAATGTGATGAATGGTGGCGTCTCCATATTTTCTGCAGGCAACAACAACCTTGAGGGGTACTGGTATCCCGGTTGTTACGAAAATGTGTTTTCAGTGGCCGCCACAAACAACAAAGATAAAAGACCAGTCTATTCAAATTATGGCACCTGGGTGGATATTTCCGCGCCGGGCGGAGAATGTGTCACATCCTTGGAAGAAGGAATCCTGAGTTGTAATAAAAATGGAGCTTACGCCTTCAATCAGGGAACCTCCATGGCTTGTCCCCACGTAAGCGGCGTTGCTGCATTGGTAGTCTCAAGCGCCCACCGCAACGGCAGAACTCTCCGCAACGATGAATTGCTCCAGATTTTGACCGACACAGCGGACGACATTTATCATCTGAATCCAAGCTATGTAGGGAAACTTGGAGCCGGCAGAATTAACGCCCATTCAGCCTTGCTGGCGATAAACTACAACCAGCCGCAGTGTTTTATCACACATCCAGCGGATGGTCAGTTCATCAATCACGGCAGCCTTGTGAACGTTGTGGCCAATGCTTCAAGCGCAGGCGGAAACATCACAAATGTGGAATTCCACCTGAACGGAGTTCTGAAAGCCACTGTGACAACATCGCCTTTCACTTGGCTGTGGGACACATCTTCCGAACCGGGGGGAAAACATATTCTGACTGTTAAAGCCACAGATGGAAACTCCATTTCCTCGTCACACACGATTTCCATCATTTTGTTTATGCCACCCGATGAGGATTTTGAAACCCAGGATTTTTCTCAACATCCCTGGCAAAACACCAGCCCCATACCCTGGACTGTGCCATGGACGGATACACCTTTCGGAAGTTACGCAGCGAAGTCTGGTGCCATCGGCAACGGCTCCAGCTCGACCCTCAGCCTGCAAATGACAGTTAGCCAGGCCGGAAACATCAGTTTCTTTTACAGGGTTTCATCCGAACAAGACTGCGACTGGCTGCGTTTTCACATCGATGGCGAACCTGTGGATCAATGGTCTGGTCCCACCAGGTGGGAATACGCTGAATTCCCGGTCAGTTCAGGCCTTCACACATTTTCCTGGGTCTATCAAAAAAACCTTTCAGGTGCCTCGGGTGACGACTGCGCATGGATAGACCACATCAAATTACCCCCTGGAGGAACATACCTCTTCCCGCCCAGAAACCTGACGCAAACTTCGGGAAATGCTGTGGTCAGCCTTGCATGGCAGGAACCTTTGGAGGGTGGTCCCACCGGATACAGAATCTATCGTGATGGAGAAGCTATCGCCACTCAATTCAGTCTTGAATTCCAAGACCGCAGCGTGGAAAATGAAAACACCTACGATTACGTTGTGACAGCTCTTTACGGGCCAAACGAATCCGAAGCTTCAAACGTAGTTACGGGATACCCCACTTCAACCCCCACCGTTGACATCATCATTGGCGATGGCACACGCACCCAAAACTTCCCTTTGAACCGGAACTTTCTGTATTCATCTCATGAAGCCATCTATTTGGCGTCACAGATTGGCACCCCCTGCACCATCGGCTCCATAGCTTTCCAGAAGTCCAGTGGAGCAGATGTCGATCCGATTCAAAACGTCCAGATTTACATGAAACATACTTCACTATCCAGCCTCGCAACAGGTGCTTACAGCCTGGAAGGCTATGTGCTTGTTTATGATGGAAACTTCTTGAACAATGCGCTTTCCGGATGGATGGAAGCCCAGCTCGATACTCCCTTTGAATATGATGGAGCCTCAAATCTGAGCATCCTGACACTGAAGGGAAGTCAAAACTGGAGCGACAATCCGCCTTTATGGACCTACACCGTCATGTCAGGAACCCAGGCACGCCAAAACAGCAGCGATTCTTCCCTACCCGCGTCACTTGCAGCTTCCACTAACCTGCCAAACCTGAAAATATTGGCAGTCTTGCCCGCGGATTTGTTGCAACCCGCGCAAAATCTCAAAGCCTTCGCTGGTAATCAAAAGGTGGAGCTGTCCTGGCATCCTGCCCTTTCAGGTGTGCCCAGCGCCTATAAAATCTACCGTGATGGTGCGCTGTTAAATTCCATTTCAGGCCTTGCCTATACAGATTTCAATGTGGAAAATTGCACCAGTTATTCCTATTACGTGGTGGCATCTTATCCCCAGGGCGATGCGATGCCAACATTCACCGTCCAAGTCACTCCGGATGAATACAGTTTTGTTGAACTTGGCAGTGGCACAGCCAGCAATGGAGTGTCAGTATCATGCCCCATAAATATATTCTATCCCAGCCTGCACGGGCAATCTGTTTACACCAAGACAGAACTGAACAACGCGGGGGTTTTCGGGCCGATAACCATTGAGGAAATCGGCTTCAACGTCACTGGAATCCCAGCTTTGGCGATGCCAAACTATGTGGTGAGGATGGGACACACAACCGCAATCAACGCAAGCACTTGGACGCCAGCTTCAAGTTTAAACGAAGTATGGAATTCCTCTTCTTACAGACCCACTCAAACCGGATGGAATATGTTGCCTCTCAGCAGCCCATTCGTCTGGAATGGAGAAGACAACATTGTGGTGGACACCGCCTTTTCGCCCATCGGCTCCTGGAATCCAAGTGGAACCACACAATACACATCCGTGACCAGTGGCTATCGTTTCGTTGTGGCTGAGGGCAGCGACCAGACTAACGTTTTCGCGGGTGGTGGCACCTCGAATTACCGTCCAAACCTGAGGCTTGCCATGTTGGCTCCAGAGCCACAAGCTCCGCAAATTCTGGTCACACCATTGTCTCTTGATTTTGGAACAGTGGTTCCAGGCATGGAAAAGGTTCTTCAATTTACCATCCAAAATATCGGCAACGACGTTCTGTCTGGCTCCATTGTCGCCCCGGATCCCTTCACAGTATCTGAACATGTTTCCTCCGATTCGTTTGAGATTCGCAACAATCTATATTACAGTCTCAATGCTGGAGATTCGCGGGATTATGACCTCAGCTTCTCACCCCAGGAATCCTGTTCTTACACGGGAGACCTTGTAATTGTCAGCAACGCGGATCATTCCCCGGTTATCATCGCCCTCAGCGGAATAGGTGCCTTCATGGGGCTTGACACCCCGGAACTGAATGTGGTGAAATCTGTTAACGGTGTCACATTATCCTGGGACAATGTTGAAAACGCCGATTTTTACCAAATCTATCGCGCCTTCGAGCCTTATGGCGATTTTATCCTGATGGGCACCACCACCAACCTGTATTTCGAAGATAGTGAACCTTTGCCCAGAGCCTTTTACAGGGTCATGGCAATAACTGCAGAATAA